In Hyphomicrobium denitrificans 1NES1, one DNA window encodes the following:
- a CDS encoding TlpA disulfide reductase family protein — MFNPEHPPEIIAQRWLNSDKKRTLKAEKGKVVVIAIWQLQCPGSQTFGLPQAMRLRRAFEEDEVAVFALHMPFEKFAEQTPEKVEAYLKENGITIPVALDKPNGEELPETMTAYELQGTPALLIFDRQGRLRRHYLGAVGDMRLGAEVMGLLIEDKDSPREMAIAIERKLGAALVDPEAHHHHEHGDSCGCGHDHSHHHHHHEHGDSCGCGHDHSHHHHHHEHGDSCGCGHDHDHDHGAAHGEPGHVHGPGCKH; from the coding sequence ATGTTCAATCCCGAACACCCGCCTGAGATCATCGCGCAGCGCTGGCTCAATTCCGACAAGAAGCGCACTCTGAAAGCCGAGAAGGGCAAGGTCGTGGTAATCGCGATCTGGCAACTTCAATGCCCGGGCTCACAAACGTTCGGATTGCCGCAGGCGATGCGGTTGCGCCGTGCGTTCGAGGAGGACGAGGTCGCCGTCTTCGCCCTGCACATGCCGTTCGAGAAATTCGCTGAGCAGACGCCGGAGAAAGTTGAGGCCTATCTCAAGGAAAACGGGATCACGATTCCTGTGGCGCTCGACAAACCGAATGGCGAGGAGCTGCCCGAAACGATGACGGCCTACGAGCTGCAGGGTACGCCCGCGCTGCTGATCTTCGACCGCCAGGGTCGTCTCAGGCGGCACTATCTTGGCGCGGTCGGCGACATGCGCCTTGGTGCGGAAGTGATGGGTCTGCTGATCGAGGATAAGGACAGTCCGCGCGAAATGGCGATTGCAATCGAGCGTAAACTTGGCGCAGCGCTCGTCGATCCCGAAGCGCACCACCACCACGAACATGGCGACTCATGCGGCTGCGGCCATGATCACAGCCACCACCATCACCACCACGAACATGGCGACTCATGCGGCTGCGGCCATGATCACAGCCACCACCATCACCACCACGAACACGGAGACTCGTGCGGCTGCGGGCATGACCATGACCACGATCATGGCGCCGCGCATGGTGAGCCGGGCCATGTCCATGGACCGGGGTGCAAGCACTGA
- a CDS encoding ArnT family glycosyltransferase produces the protein MRLLRFSVQDAQTPRIEKPVKIWEKIVVERRRSLTEGWAALASRPQAASMALLLLCLAVYLPGFVRLPAVDRTEAIYAETTRNMVAQGDWTDPRFGTVVHQYRPIGTFWAQGLSRSLAGEAHARDIRVYRVPSLIFVTLAVLALFWLGSAIVGAEAALIAAALFAVAPLTVLVSQLAIAEGLSLFPATVAMLTLAWFYTTAGPLTPSDALVRHPRRFSKRGETVLALLFWAAVGSGMLINALLVPILVFATLIALYAFDRDFSWLKRLRPLVGIPVALAIAAPWLLVRAHQDGTPFAGMNWREFLAALGGAQDMKLRAFPGTFVLALLLGFLPGIALLGTAFKRFWATRDQRLPRFLLAWVIGYLVYLEALSSKPGTYMVQTMFPALALAVASVVVSETGGGKRPEGGIFVWPTALAAIPLAVFAAVYGFAHELPGVVPAVLIAIIASLFVWSGRLVHEGLLRGWATIGVAALALFAMTLLGLVLPSIDKIWPSTEIKRAIAGCPANTVDLVGFREPSSRFLLGVSPDRQVPETIANEVGANGANLLIVEDRWINRMNMALTASSRPSLPTPSGCVSAYNVMRGCPVHFRIYDMDVGQPCKIPAKFACRANAEPAGPQKSGNCD, from the coding sequence ATGCGCCTCTTGCGTTTTTCGGTTCAGGATGCGCAAACACCCCGGATCGAAAAGCCTGTCAAGATTTGGGAGAAGATTGTGGTGGAGCGTCGCCGCTCGTTAACGGAGGGATGGGCCGCGCTCGCGTCGCGGCCGCAAGCAGCATCGATGGCGCTCCTACTGTTGTGTCTCGCCGTTTACTTGCCGGGTTTTGTTCGCCTTCCGGCCGTCGATCGTACCGAAGCCATCTATGCCGAGACGACGCGCAATATGGTTGCGCAGGGTGACTGGACCGATCCGCGCTTCGGCACAGTCGTGCATCAATATCGTCCGATCGGCACGTTCTGGGCACAAGGACTGAGCCGGTCGCTTGCGGGAGAAGCGCATGCCCGCGACATCCGAGTCTATCGCGTACCCTCCCTGATTTTTGTGACGTTGGCGGTGTTGGCGCTGTTCTGGCTCGGAAGTGCCATCGTCGGTGCGGAGGCGGCGTTGATCGCTGCTGCATTGTTTGCGGTGGCGCCTCTGACAGTGCTCGTATCGCAACTTGCAATCGCGGAGGGATTGTCCCTATTTCCCGCCACGGTCGCGATGCTGACGCTGGCCTGGTTCTATACGACGGCCGGGCCCCTGACACCCTCGGACGCGCTTGTCCGACATCCGCGGCGATTCTCGAAACGTGGCGAGACGGTGTTGGCGCTGCTTTTCTGGGCGGCCGTCGGCTCCGGGATGCTCATCAATGCGCTGCTTGTGCCCATTCTCGTTTTCGCGACGCTGATCGCGCTTTATGCGTTCGATCGTGATTTTTCATGGCTGAAACGTCTGCGGCCGCTTGTCGGGATTCCGGTAGCGCTCGCGATCGCCGCTCCGTGGCTGCTCGTGCGCGCGCATCAGGATGGCACGCCGTTCGCGGGAATGAATTGGCGCGAATTCCTGGCGGCGCTCGGTGGCGCGCAGGACATGAAGCTGCGCGCGTTTCCGGGAACGTTTGTTCTGGCGCTGCTGCTCGGATTTCTTCCGGGCATAGCGCTGCTCGGCACGGCATTCAAACGCTTTTGGGCCACACGCGACCAGAGATTGCCACGCTTTCTGCTCGCTTGGGTGATTGGATATCTCGTCTATCTCGAAGCCTTGTCGTCGAAGCCTGGCACCTACATGGTGCAGACGATGTTTCCGGCATTGGCGCTTGCGGTTGCGTCGGTCGTTGTCAGTGAGACGGGCGGCGGTAAGCGGCCGGAAGGGGGCATATTCGTATGGCCCACAGCGCTCGCGGCGATACCTCTCGCGGTATTCGCGGCGGTCTACGGTTTTGCGCACGAGCTTCCGGGTGTCGTGCCCGCCGTCCTGATCGCGATCATCGCGTCACTGTTCGTCTGGAGCGGGCGTCTCGTGCACGAAGGGTTGCTACGCGGCTGGGCCACGATCGGAGTCGCGGCGTTGGCTCTGTTCGCGATGACGCTGCTCGGCTTAGTGCTGCCGTCGATCGACAAGATTTGGCCATCGACTGAGATCAAGCGCGCCATTGCGGGCTGCCCGGCAAACACGGTCGATCTTGTCGGCTTTCGCGAGCCGTCGAGCCGTTTCCTCCTTGGGGTCTCGCCGGACCGGCAGGTTCCGGAAACCATCGCAAACGAGGTCGGGGCCAATGGTGCGAATCTGCTGATCGTCGAAGACCGCTGGATCAATCGGATGAACATGGCGCTGACGGCCAGTTCGCGGCCCTCGTTACCGACGCCGAGCGGCTGCGTTTCAGCCTACAACGTCATGCGCGGATGCCCGGTGCATTTCCGCATCTACGATATGGATGTCGGTCAGCCTTGCAAAATCCCGGCGAAGTTTGCGTGCCGGGCCAACGCGGAGCCTGCAGGTCCTCAAAAATCCGGAAACTGTGACTGA
- the pyrE gene encoding orotate phosphoribosyltransferase encodes MAEKPSDRAGKRARLIELIKVRSFQEGPAFKLASGKTSPFYFNMKPTMLDSEGAYLIASLILDEIEGVDADLIGGLEMGAVPIASSVAAIAYTRGRKLPAFFVRKQAKEHGTRALVEGLAKTERMAGRKVIIVEDVTTTGGSALKAAEALKAEGATVVRVITIVDRLDGAMQIFSDAGFAFTPLLTLEDFRSK; translated from the coding sequence ATGGCAGAAAAACCGTCCGACCGCGCCGGCAAACGCGCGCGCCTGATCGAACTCATCAAAGTGCGGTCGTTCCAGGAAGGACCGGCGTTCAAGCTCGCCTCCGGCAAGACCTCGCCGTTCTACTTCAACATGAAGCCGACGATGCTCGACAGCGAGGGGGCTTATCTCATTGCATCCCTTATCCTCGATGAGATCGAAGGCGTCGACGCCGACCTGATCGGTGGGCTCGAAATGGGCGCCGTGCCGATTGCGTCGAGCGTCGCGGCAATTGCCTACACGCGCGGACGCAAGCTGCCCGCATTCTTCGTCAGGAAGCAGGCGAAGGAACACGGCACGCGCGCGCTCGTCGAGGGCCTTGCCAAAACCGAACGTATGGCAGGCAGGAAAGTCATCATCGTCGAAGACGTGACGACAACCGGCGGCTCGGCGCTTAAAGCTGCTGAAGCGTTGAAAGCGGAAGGCGCGACGGTCGTTCGCGTCATCACCATCGTCGACCGGCTCGACGGCGCGATGCAGATTTTCTCCGACGCCGGCTTCGCGTTCACGCCACTCCTGACGCTCGAAGACTTCCGCAGCAAATAG
- a CDS encoding dienelactone hydrolase family protein: protein MGTRISFMRPDGKTGEGYLAKSAEANAPGVVVIQEWWGLQDQIKGICDRFALAGYDALAPDLYAGAVIPYHDTEAAGREMNSLNFLEATDQLVRGAAQYLLVSSPKVAVCGFCMGGAVAVLGAVRVPEFSAAIAFYGLPPETVVKPADVRVPVQAHFANEDDFVTPEKANEFEKGMKAAGKTFEAYRYDASHAFMNEQRSVHDRKSAELAWGRVRDFLTKHMG from the coding sequence ATGGGTACTCGAATTTCATTCATGCGCCCTGACGGCAAGACTGGCGAGGGCTATCTCGCGAAGTCGGCCGAGGCCAACGCGCCGGGTGTCGTCGTCATTCAGGAATGGTGGGGACTGCAGGACCAGATCAAGGGCATCTGCGACCGCTTTGCGCTGGCTGGCTATGATGCCTTAGCCCCGGATCTTTATGCCGGTGCGGTGATACCCTATCACGATACCGAGGCTGCGGGTCGTGAGATGAATTCGCTGAATTTTCTTGAAGCGACCGATCAACTCGTACGGGGCGCCGCGCAATATCTCTTGGTTTCGAGCCCCAAGGTTGCCGTTTGCGGCTTCTGCATGGGCGGCGCGGTTGCCGTGCTCGGGGCCGTGCGAGTGCCGGAATTTTCTGCCGCCATCGCTTTCTATGGTTTGCCGCCAGAGACTGTTGTCAAACCGGCCGACGTCAGGGTCCCGGTGCAGGCGCATTTCGCGAACGAGGACGATTTCGTCACGCCCGAAAAGGCTAACGAATTCGAGAAGGGCATGAAGGCCGCAGGCAAGACATTTGAGGCGTATCGCTACGATGCAAGTCACGCCTTCATGAACGAGCAACGCTCCGTGCACGATCGCAAGTCCGCCGAGCTTGCGTGGGGCCGCGTGCGCGACTTCCTGACGAAGCACATGGGGTGA
- a CDS encoding phosphoenolpyruvate carboxykinase: MTIQLFPIAPSQKIRRNMREAELIEAVIRRDEGCLAASGAVVVETGQHTGRSAEDKYIVRDCETDQAIWWDNAKAMSEEAFERLLADFIAFAHHKEIFVEDLFAGADSDHRLNTRIVTEYAWHALFIRHLLRRPESSELDSFVPEFTVVVLPSFRAAPLYHGTRTETVIACNFSRRIVLIGGTSYAGEIKKSVFSFLNYLLPAKGVMPMHCSANVGKDGNSAVFFGLSGTGKTTLSADPRRELLGDDEHGWSDKGIFNFEGGCYAKTIHLSKTAEPEIWQASNRFATVLENVVIDPVTRVPDFDDNRLAENARSAYPLDAITNASPTGTAGHPKNIVMLTADAFGVLPPIAKLTPSQAMYHFLSGFTAKVAGTEKGMGNEPTPTFSTCFGAPFMPRHPSVYGNLLRQLIADHNVDCWLVNTGWTGGKYGEGTRMPIKVTRGLLDAALSGALKEQAMRVDPVFGFEVPLAPAGIDSKVMTPRETWANPKAYDEAAAKLAAMFHENFAKFARHVDADVVSAGPSVGRPVAAE; the protein is encoded by the coding sequence ATGACCATCCAATTGTTTCCGATCGCGCCAAGTCAAAAGATACGTCGCAATATGCGCGAGGCCGAGCTGATCGAAGCCGTCATCCGACGGGACGAGGGGTGTCTCGCAGCAAGCGGTGCCGTCGTCGTCGAAACGGGACAGCACACCGGACGCTCCGCCGAAGACAAGTACATCGTCCGCGATTGCGAAACGGACCAGGCAATCTGGTGGGACAACGCCAAGGCAATGTCGGAGGAGGCGTTCGAACGGCTGCTTGCGGATTTCATAGCGTTTGCGCACCATAAGGAGATTTTCGTCGAGGATCTCTTTGCAGGAGCGGATTCGGATCATCGCCTCAACACACGCATCGTAACGGAATATGCTTGGCACGCGCTCTTTATCAGGCATCTGCTCCGCCGCCCGGAATCGTCGGAGCTCGATAGCTTCGTTCCCGAATTCACTGTCGTCGTTCTGCCGAGTTTCCGTGCTGCGCCGCTCTATCACGGCACGCGGACCGAAACGGTCATCGCGTGCAATTTCTCCAGGCGCATCGTTCTGATCGGGGGTACGAGTTACGCGGGCGAGATCAAGAAAAGCGTATTCTCATTCCTGAATTACCTCTTGCCGGCGAAAGGCGTGATGCCGATGCACTGCTCGGCGAACGTCGGCAAGGATGGCAATTCGGCGGTTTTCTTCGGCCTTTCCGGAACCGGAAAGACAACGCTTTCGGCCGACCCGAGACGGGAGCTGCTGGGAGACGACGAGCATGGCTGGTCGGATAAGGGCATCTTCAATTTCGAGGGCGGATGCTACGCAAAAACGATCCACCTGTCTAAAACAGCCGAGCCCGAGATCTGGCAGGCATCGAACCGTTTCGCGACCGTGCTTGAAAACGTCGTCATCGATCCGGTGACACGGGTTCCCGATTTCGATGACAACCGGCTCGCTGAAAACGCGCGCTCGGCTTATCCGCTTGATGCCATTACCAACGCCAGCCCGACCGGTACCGCAGGCCATCCGAAGAATATCGTGATGCTGACGGCCGATGCTTTCGGCGTACTGCCGCCCATCGCGAAGCTGACGCCGAGTCAGGCGATGTATCATTTTCTCTCGGGCTTTACGGCGAAGGTCGCGGGGACCGAGAAGGGCATGGGCAACGAGCCGACGCCGACCTTCTCGACGTGCTTCGGCGCACCGTTCATGCCGCGCCATCCGAGCGTTTACGGCAACCTGCTGCGTCAGTTGATTGCCGATCACAATGTCGATTGCTGGCTCGTCAATACCGGATGGACCGGCGGCAAGTACGGCGAGGGAACGCGCATGCCGATCAAGGTCACGCGCGGGCTCCTCGATGCGGCGCTTTCCGGCGCGCTCAAGGAGCAGGCGATGCGCGTTGATCCGGTCTTCGGCTTCGAAGTGCCGCTGGCGCCTGCGGGGATCGATTCCAAAGTCATGACGCCGCGCGAAACCTGGGCTAATCCGAAAGCCTACGATGAGGCAGCGGCCAAGCTCGCGGCAATGTTCCACGAGAACTTCGCGAAGTTCGCCCGCCACGTTGACGCCGACGTTGTCAGTGCGGGGCCGTCAGTCGGCAGGCCGGTGGCTGCGGAATGA
- a CDS encoding response regulator transcription factor has protein sequence MKEKSTIALVDDERNILTSLRMALEAEGYKVRTYGDGVSALEALTEEPADLGIFDIKMPRMDGMELLRRVRQQSAMPVIFLTSKDEEIDELFGLKMGADDYIAKPFSQRLIVERVKAVLRRVSPKDGTTVEDEAKRVLERGKLKLDPERHTCHWDSKPVTLTVTEFLILQALATRPGVVKTRDALMDAAYDDQVYVDDRTIDSHIKRLRKKFKQVDDDFDVIETLYGVGYRFKE, from the coding sequence ATGAAGGAAAAGAGCACCATCGCACTCGTCGACGACGAGCGGAACATTCTGACGTCACTAAGAATGGCCCTGGAAGCGGAAGGCTATAAGGTCCGCACCTACGGTGACGGCGTATCGGCGCTCGAGGCCCTGACAGAAGAGCCCGCTGATCTCGGCATCTTCGACATCAAGATGCCGCGCATGGACGGGATGGAACTGTTGCGCCGGGTCCGACAGCAATCGGCAATGCCGGTGATCTTTCTCACTTCCAAGGACGAGGAGATCGACGAGCTCTTCGGGCTCAAGATGGGTGCCGACGATTACATCGCAAAACCTTTCTCCCAGCGCCTGATCGTCGAGCGCGTGAAAGCGGTTCTGCGCCGCGTTTCGCCGAAGGACGGAACAACGGTCGAGGATGAAGCCAAGCGAGTCCTCGAGCGCGGCAAGCTCAAGCTCGATCCGGAACGCCACACCTGTCATTGGGACAGCAAGCCCGTCACGCTGACGGTTACGGAATTCCTCATTCTGCAGGCGCTCGCGACACGGCCGGGCGTGGTGAAGACACGCGACGCACTGATGGACGCCGCTTACGACGATCAGGTCTATGTCGACGACCGCACGATCGACAGCCACATCAAGCGCCTGCGCAAGAAATTCAAGCAGGTCGATGACGATTTCGATGTGATAGAGACGCTCTACGGCGTCGGCTACCGTTTCAAAGAATAG
- a CDS encoding stimulus-sensing domain-containing protein, producing the protein MALDSNDIAVSAALPGATANTPQPSAVEAGPRFDARRLLMAALIGAGRLISRGWIARSIGKNLRRRILLANLLGLAGLLFAMLYLSLHHGWLLDAKVDVVKTVSRITSEAIAYRAVNERAIFDPNRLPEKTTTWAQRDDAFAAFELPIDPHQAAVVLRKLVGPASLKARIYSTKGTLILNSETLFSDDPKSNAGADNSQTPRLRNFWTRLNYWVINKELKVYRELGTANGFLYPEVKNAAQRGIETPILLLNKRGQQIVSMAEPIKRGNKILGVLLVSTKPGDIDDVLWDERWLILQIAAMALLVAIGSSLVLERTVAVPMRRLSEAAYDVTQNISARQELPDLTERRDEVGQTSRAFVAMTNALYRRIEGSERFAADVAHELKNPLAAARSTAEALAYAKSDSDRTELVQEIQSELKRLNRLINDISSTSRLDAELARQHMETVDVRGVLENVNGLFTDMLADDTRKIDLIIDPAPSSSYKVRGNDGRLGQVFTNLIDNALSFSPEGGKVTIRAKPNATKIEITVEDEGPGIPPDKLGQIFDRFYSDRPQTDAKRGKNSGLGLSISREIVVSHHGEIFAENRSQNGSPPMNGARFTVRLPLIVNIGDGLARRS; encoded by the coding sequence ATGGCGCTCGACAGCAACGACATAGCCGTTAGCGCAGCGCTACCCGGCGCAACCGCGAACACACCGCAGCCGTCCGCAGTCGAAGCCGGACCACGCTTCGACGCACGTCGACTTCTGATGGCGGCGCTGATCGGTGCGGGCAGGCTGATCTCGCGCGGCTGGATCGCACGGTCCATCGGGAAGAACTTGAGGCGACGCATTCTGCTCGCCAACCTGCTCGGCCTCGCGGGCCTCCTGTTTGCGATGCTCTACCTCAGCCTGCATCACGGCTGGCTGCTGGATGCCAAGGTCGACGTCGTCAAGACGGTGTCGCGCATCACGTCCGAGGCGATTGCCTATCGTGCCGTCAACGAGCGGGCGATCTTCGATCCTAACCGGCTGCCCGAAAAGACGACGACGTGGGCACAACGCGACGACGCTTTTGCCGCCTTCGAATTGCCGATCGATCCGCACCAGGCCGCCGTCGTATTGAGAAAACTCGTCGGGCCTGCAAGCCTGAAGGCACGCATCTATTCGACCAAAGGAACGCTGATCCTCAACAGCGAAACCTTGTTTTCCGACGATCCAAAATCCAATGCCGGTGCGGATAACAGCCAAACTCCTCGACTTAGGAACTTTTGGACACGTCTGAACTACTGGGTGATCAACAAAGAACTGAAAGTCTATCGCGAGCTTGGCACAGCAAACGGCTTCCTCTATCCCGAGGTAAAGAACGCCGCGCAACGCGGCATCGAAACGCCGATCCTTTTGCTCAACAAGCGTGGCCAGCAGATCGTGTCGATGGCCGAACCCATCAAACGCGGCAATAAGATCCTCGGCGTACTCCTCGTTTCGACAAAACCCGGCGACATCGATGACGTGCTATGGGACGAACGCTGGCTGATCCTTCAGATTGCGGCCATGGCACTGCTCGTTGCCATTGGCAGTTCATTGGTGCTCGAAAGAACGGTCGCGGTGCCGATGCGGCGACTCTCGGAAGCCGCCTACGACGTGACGCAGAATATCTCTGCGCGTCAGGAACTGCCGGATCTGACGGAACGCCGCGATGAAGTCGGTCAGACGAGCCGCGCGTTCGTCGCGATGACCAACGCGCTCTACCGGCGAATCGAGGGGAGCGAAAGATTTGCGGCCGACGTGGCGCATGAACTGAAAAATCCTCTGGCCGCGGCGCGATCGACCGCCGAGGCCCTCGCCTACGCCAAATCCGACTCCGATCGAACGGAACTCGTCCAAGAGATTCAAAGCGAGCTCAAACGCTTGAACCGACTAATCAATGACATTTCCAGCACATCAAGGCTCGACGCGGAATTGGCGCGCCAGCATATGGAAACGGTCGATGTGCGCGGTGTACTCGAGAACGTCAATGGCCTCTTCACGGACATGCTCGCCGACGACACTCGGAAGATCGACTTGATTATCGATCCGGCACCTTCGTCATCATACAAAGTGCGCGGCAACGATGGGCGGCTTGGGCAAGTCTTCACGAACCTGATCGACAACGCGCTGTCGTTTTCACCGGAAGGCGGCAAAGTGACCATCCGCGCGAAGCCCAACGCAACCAAGATCGAGATCACTGTCGAGGACGAGGGGCCCGGAATACCGCCCGACAAGCTCGGCCAGATCTTCGACCGATTCTATAGCGACCGCCCGCAGACGGATGCCAAGCGCGGAAAGAATTCGGGGTTGGGACTTTCAATCTCGCGCGAGATCGTGGTTAGCCATCATGGCGAAATATTCGCTGAGAACCGATCGCAAAACGGCTCGCCGCCAATGAACGGCGCACGTTTCACCGTGCGCCTCCCACTGATCGTCAACATTGGAGACGGGCTTGCCAGGCGAAGCTGA
- a CDS encoding HPr kinase/phosphorylase, translated as MPGEADRIHATAIAVGGRGVLIRGPSGAGKSDLALRCLAFGPSTLLRDTVKLVADDQVILRNDRSRTLHRLIASAPATLRGKIEVRGVGILEVAVEDEAEIALVADLARESPVERYPDPWPMIVISGVEIPLIRLLPFENSAPLKIFAALDMVSLPRIEGKD; from the coding sequence TTGCCAGGCGAAGCTGATCGCATTCACGCGACGGCTATTGCGGTCGGTGGCCGTGGCGTGCTGATCCGCGGCCCTTCCGGAGCGGGAAAATCTGACCTTGCGCTAAGATGTCTGGCATTCGGTCCCTCAACACTTCTGCGCGATACAGTAAAGCTCGTCGCCGATGATCAAGTCATCTTGAGGAACGATCGCTCGCGAACCTTGCACCGCCTCATCGCGTCGGCTCCCGCGACATTACGCGGCAAGATCGAAGTCCGCGGCGTCGGCATCCTTGAGGTTGCCGTCGAGGATGAGGCGGAAATCGCGCTGGTTGCGGATCTCGCGCGCGAAAGCCCCGTCGAACGATATCCGGACCCTTGGCCGATGATTGTAATATCCGGAGTCGAAATTCCCCTGATCCGACTTTTGCCTTTTGAGAACTCGGCGCCACTGAAAATATTCGCGGCACTTGACATGGTGAGCCTGCCACGTATCGAAGGTAAGGACTAA
- a CDS encoding PTS sugar transporter subunit IIA, whose protein sequence is MIGLVIVTHGGLAQEFRNALEHVVGAQPALETIAIGPDDDMEARRVDILNAVRHVDEGDGVIILTDMFGGTPSNLAISVMDETKAEVIAGISLPILVKLASVRGEVPLPEAVIMARDAGKKYIKVASQELSGG, encoded by the coding sequence ATGATCGGACTTGTCATCGTCACGCATGGCGGCCTTGCCCAGGAATTCCGCAACGCGCTGGAGCATGTTGTCGGCGCTCAACCGGCACTTGAGACGATCGCGATCGGCCCCGACGACGATATGGAAGCGCGCCGCGTCGATATTCTAAATGCCGTGCGCCATGTTGACGAGGGCGATGGCGTCATCATTCTAACGGACATGTTCGGCGGCACGCCCTCCAATCTCGCCATCTCGGTGATGGATGAAACGAAGGCTGAGGTCATCGCCGGCATCAGTCTTCCGATCCTGGTCAAGCTGGCCAGCGTTCGCGGCGAAGTACCGTTGCCCGAGGCTGTGATCATGGCGCGAGACGCAGGCAAGAAATACATCAAAGTCGCGAGCCAAGAGCTCTCCGGCGGCTGA
- a CDS encoding HPr family phosphocarrier protein — protein sequence MPELSNSLRPEAVVTIRNVKGLHARASAKFVKCAERYDATVTVTHHGQSVGGTSIMGLMMLAASPGSELHIVAIGPQGPEALQALVRLVEAGFDEECVGDA from the coding sequence ATGCCTGAACTCTCCAACAGCCTGAGACCCGAAGCCGTCGTCACCATACGCAATGTCAAGGGATTGCACGCACGCGCGTCGGCGAAGTTCGTCAAATGTGCGGAGCGGTACGACGCCACGGTAACGGTGACGCATCACGGTCAATCGGTCGGCGGAACCTCGATCATGGGTCTGATGATGCTGGCCGCCAGTCCCGGCTCAGAACTGCATATCGTTGCGATCGGCCCTCAAGGTCCGGAAGCGCTTCAGGCGCTGGTGCGCCTCGTCGAAGCCGGTTTCGACGAGGAATGTGTCGGAGACGCGTAA
- a CDS encoding TadE/TadG family type IV pilus assembly protein translates to MEIGGGSRWPARKPRAAILVFKAAAARAVQRFAGDARGDVAILFGLMALVLFAMIGLAVDYGRFVNARSQTIAATDAAVLAGARALQTNGGNQDAALKVAQAYYAQATKNRLSLTNDTINFAISDNATAMVTTGNATITTPFMGLAGTSSLPILRKDGSDYSKAVLAVGGNAELNLEISMMLDITGSMSGQKLTDMKSAASDLINIVVWADQSKYTSKVAIVPFAYDVRLPAAAFVKATGNSDTSDPCVVERTGSEKYTDAAPSSGQYVMVHNKATTSRKNRRTTTTYSPTCNLDSSAEALPLTSVKQTLLDKISGLSATGSTAGHIGTAWAWYMLSPNWASLWSSSSKPAEYGTDNLRKIAVLMTDGEYNTQYTTNGVSDGSNSLTYCPNAANGVCASAQAVSQCDGMKAKGIEIYTVGFQLGDSQLAINTLSSCATDAAHFYNSTTGDALKAAFRDIALKISTLYLSQ, encoded by the coding sequence ATGGAAATCGGTGGTGGGTCGCGGTGGCCGGCACGAAAGCCGCGTGCCGCTATTCTTGTATTTAAGGCCGCGGCCGCTCGCGCCGTTCAGAGATTCGCCGGCGATGCGCGCGGCGACGTCGCAATTCTCTTCGGGTTGATGGCTCTCGTCCTGTTCGCGATGATCGGTCTCGCGGTCGATTACGGGCGCTTCGTCAACGCGCGCAGCCAGACCATCGCAGCGACCGACGCGGCCGTCCTCGCCGGTGCGCGCGCTTTGCAGACGAATGGCGGCAATCAGGATGCAGCCCTCAAGGTCGCGCAAGCCTATTATGCGCAAGCGACGAAAAATCGTCTCTCACTGACGAACGACACCATCAACTTTGCGATCTCGGACAATGCCACCGCGATGGTGACGACCGGCAACGCGACGATCACGACGCCGTTTATGGGGCTTGCAGGCACGAGTTCGTTGCCGATCTTGCGCAAGGATGGGTCTGACTATTCGAAGGCTGTTCTTGCTGTCGGTGGGAATGCCGAACTCAATCTCGAAATCAGCATGATGCTCGATATTACTGGCTCGATGAGCGGCCAGAAGCTCACCGACATGAAGTCCGCGGCCAGCGACCTGATCAACATTGTCGTCTGGGCGGATCAGAGCAAATACACGTCCAAAGTTGCAATCGTCCCATTTGCTTACGACGTCCGCCTTCCAGCCGCTGCCTTCGTCAAAGCTACCGGCAACAGTGACACGTCAGACCCGTGCGTAGTGGAGCGCACCGGATCAGAGAAATACACCGATGCTGCCCCGAGCTCTGGGCAATACGTCATGGTGCACAATAAGGCTACGACCAGCAGGAAAAACCGCAGAACCACCACGACCTACAGCCCGACGTGCAATCTCGATTCATCTGCAGAGGCGCTTCCGCTGACCAGCGTGAAGCAGACTCTGCTCGACAAGATCTCCGGGTTGAGCGCTACGGGTAGCACGGCGGGCCATATAGGGACGGCTTGGGCTTGGTACATGCTCTCACCGAACTGGGCGTCCCTTTGGTCTTCATCGAGTAAGCCAGCGGAGTATGGTACAGACAATTTGAGGAAGATCGCGGTCTTGATGACCGACGGCGAGTATAACACGCAATATACGACCAACGGCGTTTCGGACGGTTCGAATTCACTGACGTATTGTCCAAATGCGGCTAATGGTGTTTGCGCGAGCGCGCAGGCCGTTTCTCAGTGCGATGGCATGAAAGCCAAAGGTATCGAAATTTATACGGTCGGCTTTCAACTCGGCGACAGCCAGCTTGCAATCAACACTCTTTCATCGTGTGCGACGGACGCTGCACACTTCTACAACTCGACCACGGGTGACGCTTTGAAAGCCGCGTTCCGTGATATCGCACTGAAGATCTCGACGCTTTATCTGTCACAGTAA